The nucleotide window CTTGAAACCAGCCAGATTTCTTTCCAACATGATGAGGGATCAGGGTGGAAGACAGGAAGGAATGTGGAAATATGTTGGTTTCATGCCTCCGAGCATTTATAGGCTCCAGGCTTGAGAAAGAACACGATAAACCTAGTCAGGGGCCTTAGACATAGGATATATGCAGGAAACACTACTTTGTGGCAACCCCAACATTACTTATGAAGAATTCCTGTGTCAATTGAGTCACGTTTTTTCCACTTCAAAATCCCAGCCAGTAATAAAGAGGAACATTTTAGGATCCATTTGGATGTATTTTCACTGAAAAGCTATTATGCATACAGATTGAAGAAAGCCTGAATTTTATGACCCACAATTGATTCCAAATCATATGTTGCATTTTGATTGCACATGAACAATCCAACAATTTACTTCTGCCAACTTTTATCCTGTTCTGTTCCTgcccctaacaacaacaacagcagccgcATTGATTTTTGCAGATCAGACTTGAGGTCTCCGGAGCAACCTGACTCTTTCAATAATTGTCTTGAGTGCCTCTTTTACTtctttgtttctcagagaatatatgagtggattaaCAACTGGGGTTACCACTGAATATAGGAGAGAAACAAATTTGTCTAGAGAGTAGTCTGAGCTGGACCTTATACCTGTATATGTGTAAATGactgaagagaagaaaaaactcactacaatgagatgggaggaacatgtggagaaagctttcttcttcccttcagtgGAACGGATTCTGAAGATAGCTCTCAGGATAAAGCAGTAAGATGTTATAGTCAACCCACAGGTACAAATACCATAAAACACATCTGCCACAAAAGTCATCATCTCATTCAGGCTGGTGTCAGAGCATGACAGCTTTATAACTGGGGGAAGATCACAGTAGAAATGATCGATGATGTTAGAATTACAGAAAGACAGCTGCAGCACAAGTCCAGTATGAACAGAAGAATTGATAATCCCAGCAGCCCATACTGCAATGGCTATGGCaacacacacttccttcctcatgatgactgtgtactgcAAAGGATGGCAGATAGCAGCATAGCGGTCAAAAGCCATAAACGAGAGGAGAAAAAGCTCTGTTCCCAAAGCCACTAGGAATAGATACATCTGTGTAATGCAGCCATAAAAGGAGATGGTGTTTCTGTGGGTCCAAAGAGTCTGGAGCAACTTTGGAGTTGTAATTGAGATAGAAAATACATTCACAAGGGACAAATTGATGAGCaggaagtacatgggagtgtggaGTTTCCTGGAAGTGCATATGGTAAAGATGAGGATGAGGTTATTAGCTAAAGCAGTAGAATAGATGAATGCAAATACCCCAAAGAGAAGTGTCTGTAATTCTGCAGAGCTAGTGAGACCGGCCAGTTTAAACTCCATCGTAGCAGACTGGTTCTTTATTTCAGTATCTCTGATGCCAGTGTCCTAAACAGATAAATTGTATTGTAAATTGCATTAATTATCATCATTCATACATAGTTCATACCTTTCTCcatggatgatagtccatcaagtggtTTATGTGCTCTACCTCATGTCCATAGGCAAGAAAAGCAGCAGAATTGCTGGGAGTAGGTCAGCTCACACATGTGATCTCCCCAGTCTTTTCCTACCTCTTCATCCTAGACGGTTGAATTTCTCTTCTCTCTGTTCATAGTGAAGCTTAGTTTTTGA belongs to Rhineura floridana isolate rRhiFlo1 chromosome 11, rRhiFlo1.hap2, whole genome shotgun sequence and includes:
- the LOC133367908 gene encoding olfactory receptor 13G1-like, yielding MEFKLAGLTSSAELQTLLFGVFAFIYSTALANNLILIFTICTSRKLHTPMYFLLINLSLVNVFSISITTPKLLQTLWTHRNTISFYGCITQMYLFLVALGTELFLLSFMAFDRYAAICHPLQYTVIMRKEVCVAIAIAVWAAGIINSSVHTGLVLQLSFCNSNIIDHFYCDLPPVIKLSCSDTSLNEMMTFVADVFYGICTCGLTITSYCFILRAIFRIRSTEGKKKAFSTCSSHLIVVSFFFSSVIYTYTEFNPRMLYQWMRNGQPNIPKKNEPNLLVDSLRCQAILLGSPHHTTLRVEGGCLTVADNLKPNASL